CTGCGCACGCCGGAGAACGTAAGGCTAGTAAAGCGCCTGCGTGAACACTTCCCCAAGTTGGCGATTATGACGGTGCAGGACGAGAAGGAAGACCGAGATCCCTGGTCGACGGCATTCGTCAGCAGCAGTCCGGAGCAGATGCTGATCGCAATTGGTGTTGTGCTTGCAGGACACAGCCACAAGCCTGTGGCGAGTGATGAAATTCCGAGACAGCAAAAGGTAATGCATACCGCGGCTGGGCGATAACCATCCCAAAAAGAACGCCGCAAATATATGCAGATCGGGAGAACCCTGCGCGCGCGGATTCACCGATTCAACTCATTTATCCCTATCGGTGCATCCGCGACCGAAGTATCCTGCCAATCCGCGTCAGGTTTCGTTCTAGAGCATTTTCTAGAACCTATGAACTGATGGACTCAAGCAGAAACGCTGCTTGTTTGACATTGTCATTCCTCGCGCCGCCGGGAAACAGTACCGGTCTCATTGCGTTTGCTTTACGGCGCGGGGAACCTGCTGTTTGGTAACGCGAGCAACAGCAGATCCCCCGGAGTGCAAACCCAGGATCGTTGACGCCCTATACGCAAACTTCGCGCTCCGAGGATGACAATGCCAAAGAAGACTCGATATCTCCGAGAGCGGTCTACAGCAACGGAAAAAATGCTGTAGTTCCTATCAGCGGCGGAAGCGGCCGATGAAGCCTGCCAGGAACGTTCCGAATCCCATCAGGCCCAGTAAAGGAAGGACGGACGCCGTCTGTGGAAGCTGTGCGCTCTTCGATGAAGTTCCATTTTGGCTCTGAGCCGCCGAGTTGGCAGCTTCCGAACCGGAGCTTGCGCCGGCATTCGTCGGATTCGACGCATGGCTGCTGGTCGCGCTCTGATCGTTACGCGGAGTAGTTGAAGTTCCTGTCGCATTCGGATCGTTCTTCGGCACAGTAGTGGAATTGCTGTTCTGGTCGGTAGCTGAAGGCGCAGTCGTCGAAGAGCTGGAAGTTGCATTCGCTCCCTGGTCGCTCTGCGGTAGAGCCGAGCTACCGCTGGCGCTGTTCTGCTTAGGATTTGCCGAAACACCTACCCCGGTCGATGCTCCCGTGGCGTTGGACTGTGCGCCCATCTGATCATTGCCGGTTGTGCTGTTCTGATCGGTCGGATAGGCATTGCTCGCGCCGCTATTGTTCGAGCTCTGGCTGTTGGAGCTGGGAGAACTCGGATTGGCCGAGTTGCTGCCCACAGAGCTGGTGTTGCCCGAAGTTCCCGTCGCGCCAGTCTGGCTCGTGCTGCTCTGATTTGCGCCTGCTGAGTTTGTACCACTCGTGGTAGTCGAGCTTTGAGTTGATGGAGTTGTCGAGCTGCTGCCGGTTGAGCCATTCGCGCTGGCTGGATTCTGACTCGAGCTGGTCGGACTTCCATTCGATCCGGTCTGGCCTGTGCTGGTCGTGGTTGCTTGTGTCGAGGAAGAGCCTTGATCGCTCGCTGTTCCCGGCGTGCCTGCTGTTTGCGCTGCGGCAAAACTTAACGCCAGCAGCAGCGCTGGTGAGAGATACCATGCCTTCTGCATTGAAACTGCTCCTGTTAGTCCCTGATCGAACCTGGTGCACTTTGGGTGCTTTTACGGTTCGATGCCAGGAGCAGGTCGGGGATGTCTTGGTGAAGGGTACAGATCCGCGCGCCGGAGGACCCGAGAGGAATTCCGCGGATGCTCGAGAATTTCGCGATTTCGTGATTGCGTGATTTCGCGATTTTCAATCACGAAATCGCGAAATCACCAAATCACGAAATGATTTTTACTGCGTGTAGCTCAAAGCCGACAACGCCTGACGAAATTTCTGGCGATAGTTGCGGCTCATCGTCAGCTCTTTGCCGTCGACGAGCTTCACGAGGTAGTCGCCATGCGGCAACGGCCGAAACTCCTTCAGGCATTCGATGTTGATGATCGCGCAGCGATGAATGCGAACGAAGTGGTGAGGATCAAGCTTGCGCTCGAGTTCGCCCATGGTCGATCGCATACGATGTTGCTGAGCTCCGCAATGCACATTCACATAGTTTGCGGCAGAGGTGAATGAATCGACGGTTTGAACCTTCTGGAAGAAAATGCGGTCGCCATTCCTCAGCGCAAGCCGCTCCAGGTACCTCGGGCTTTCCTGTACTGTGACATGAACACCGTTAGGTACCGATTCAGCAGTCTTGGGCAGAATCACCCCGCTCCGCTCCATGCGCACGCGGAGCTTGGC
This genomic window from Terriglobales bacterium contains:
- a CDS encoding LytTR family DNA-binding domain-containing protein, producing the protein MATNSVHTAAPFAHSRFRALIADNQASARQAISRVLEDDDSIEIVSECSTGSETLAAIELHSPDMLFVDVQLPDVHGFQIAESSGGKIPAVVFMSALDRFAARAFDADAADYVVKPFQDHRLLQAVERAKLRVRMERSGVILPKTAESVPNGVHVTVQESPRYLERLALRNGDRIFFQKVQTVDSFTSAANYVNVHCGAQQHRMRSTMGELERKLDPHHFVRIHRCAIINIECLKEFRPLPHGDYLVKLVDGKELTMSRNYRQKFRQALSALSYTQ